One part of the Borreliella afzelii genome encodes these proteins:
- the dnaE gene encoding DNA polymerase III subunit alpha: protein MLKIKFYFDKIILGMSFRAKFIHLHVHSDYSLLDGAAKISDIISKAKKCNMSHIALTDHGNLFGAIKFYKEAKKAGIKPIIGIEAYMAKTSKFLKKHDDLGKMSYHLILLAKNELGYKNLLKLTSISYLEGFYYRPRIDKEDLEKYSEGLICTSACIGGLIPRLILANRFEDAKNEILWFKKVFGNDFYLELQRHGIKDQDIVNERLVEYSKELGVPLTVANDSHYVNREDASAQDIIVCIGTGAKKSDENRLKMETNEFYIKSQEEMCELFNDLPEALENTVRIAEKCDDFKITFPGPILPDYQIPIEFNTLGEYLEYLTLEGLKFRYKTLTSKIKDRAFYELSVIIRMGFEGYFLIVWDFIKFAHDHDIPVGAGRGSGAGSIVAYALRITDIDPLKYNLLFERFLNPERISMPDFDIDFCFEGRDEIIKYVTNKYGEDKVAQIITFGTLKAKAVVKDVARVLDIPFAESNELTKFIPDGPKVSLKEVLDDNSLKEYFTSKPVYKELMNAALVLEGMNRHASTHAAGIVISKTPLTDYVPLYKDYKQGSISTQYTMDLLEECGLVKMDFLGLKTLTLIKNAENLIRSVNPDFKIKNIPDNDVKTFKMLGEGRSASVFQFESEGMQQILKDAKPDNIEDLIALNALYRPGPMQFIPQFIAAKKGVKRIKYPHPDLKEVLRPTYGVIVYQEQVMEVAKIIGGFSLGKADILRRAMGKKKEDEMNEMKVDFLRGAIEKGYDKEIASEIFELLKPFSGYGFNKSHAAAYSLIAYQTAYLKANYPEYFMAANLTNEINNNDKLSYYIEESKAMGINVLKPDINRSFREFRVTDSGISYGLNGIKNLGGIVVDLIIDEREKNGKYSSFEDFIRRVDDKVINKKFLESAIKSGLFDSLNQNRKTLFENLDRLIEVVSEDKNNKRLGQNSLFDVLKSQESIPQSFNYQVLKEYSYSELLGFEKELLGFYVSGHPLDPYKKAINNFSSLNVLKDLAAKKDSIVQFSGILNSVKIIQTKRNNSRMAFGVIEDFKGAIDIVVFTESYERYKNFLLEGNVIGVIGRLTFNRDKFSIVVEKVVNIERLSEDKVNNIHIKFLSNKLNDLQLLNSLKESISNFEDNSGFSNVYFYLRENGKDLKLKMNSILNFGPDEDKLDKLRRCVIVEDVWVD, encoded by the coding sequence TTGTTAAAAATCAAGTTTTATTTTGATAAAATAATTTTAGGTATGAGTTTTAGGGCTAAGTTTATTCATCTTCATGTTCATTCAGATTATTCTCTTTTGGATGGAGCTGCAAAAATATCAGATATTATATCAAAAGCAAAAAAATGCAATATGTCACATATTGCATTAACAGATCATGGTAATCTTTTTGGAGCTATTAAATTCTATAAAGAAGCTAAAAAAGCGGGGATTAAGCCAATAATTGGCATTGAAGCTTATATGGCAAAAACTTCTAAGTTTTTAAAAAAACATGATGATCTTGGAAAAATGTCTTACCATTTAATTTTGCTTGCCAAGAATGAGCTGGGTTATAAAAACTTATTAAAGTTAACAAGTATTTCTTATCTTGAAGGGTTTTATTATCGTCCAAGGATAGATAAAGAGGATCTTGAAAAATATTCAGAAGGTTTAATTTGTACTTCAGCTTGCATTGGGGGACTCATCCCAAGACTTATTTTGGCCAATAGATTTGAAGATGCTAAGAACGAAATTCTTTGGTTTAAAAAAGTTTTTGGCAATGATTTTTATCTTGAGCTTCAAAGGCATGGCATTAAAGATCAAGACATTGTAAATGAACGGTTAGTTGAATATTCTAAGGAGCTTGGAGTTCCTTTAACAGTAGCTAATGATTCTCATTATGTTAATAGAGAAGATGCATCTGCTCAAGATATCATTGTTTGTATTGGGACTGGTGCTAAAAAAAGCGATGAGAATAGACTGAAAATGGAGACAAATGAATTTTATATTAAATCTCAAGAGGAGATGTGTGAACTTTTTAATGATTTGCCCGAAGCTTTAGAAAATACTGTAAGGATTGCAGAAAAGTGTGATGATTTTAAAATAACTTTTCCAGGCCCTATTTTACCTGATTATCAAATTCCCATTGAATTTAATACTCTTGGTGAATATTTAGAATATCTCACTCTTGAGGGGTTAAAATTTAGATATAAAACTTTGACAAGCAAAATAAAAGATAGAGCCTTTTATGAATTGAGCGTGATAATTAGGATGGGTTTTGAAGGCTATTTTTTGATTGTTTGGGATTTTATTAAATTTGCTCATGATCATGATATTCCTGTTGGAGCTGGGCGTGGCTCTGGTGCGGGTTCAATTGTAGCCTATGCTCTTAGGATTACCGATATTGATCCTTTAAAGTATAATTTGCTTTTTGAGAGATTTTTAAATCCCGAGCGCATTTCTATGCCAGATTTTGATATTGATTTTTGTTTTGAAGGCAGAGATGAGATTATAAAATATGTTACCAATAAATATGGAGAAGATAAGGTAGCTCAAATAATTACTTTTGGAACCTTAAAGGCTAAGGCTGTGGTTAAAGACGTAGCTAGAGTTTTAGACATTCCATTTGCTGAATCGAATGAACTTACTAAGTTTATTCCTGATGGTCCTAAAGTTTCTTTAAAAGAGGTTTTAGACGACAATTCCTTAAAAGAGTATTTTACTAGCAAACCTGTTTATAAAGAATTAATGAATGCTGCATTAGTTCTTGAAGGAATGAATAGACATGCTTCAACTCATGCTGCAGGAATTGTAATTTCTAAAACCCCTTTAACCGATTATGTACCTCTTTATAAGGATTATAAGCAAGGTTCTATTTCTACTCAATATACAATGGATTTACTTGAAGAATGTGGGCTTGTTAAGATGGATTTTCTTGGCTTGAAAACATTAACTTTAATAAAAAATGCAGAAAATCTTATTAGAAGTGTAAATCCAGATTTTAAAATAAAAAATATTCCAGATAATGATGTTAAGACTTTTAAGATGTTAGGAGAAGGGAGAAGCGCATCTGTTTTTCAGTTTGAATCTGAGGGAATGCAGCAAATTCTAAAAGACGCAAAGCCCGATAATATTGAAGATTTGATAGCCTTAAATGCTCTTTATAGGCCAGGCCCTATGCAATTTATTCCTCAATTTATTGCTGCCAAAAAAGGTGTTAAGAGGATTAAGTATCCCCACCCAGATTTAAAGGAGGTTTTAAGACCAACTTATGGAGTTATTGTTTATCAAGAACAAGTAATGGAAGTTGCAAAAATAATTGGGGGTTTTTCTCTTGGTAAGGCTGATATTTTAAGACGTGCTATGGGTAAAAAGAAAGAAGATGAGATGAATGAAATGAAGGTTGACTTTTTAAGAGGCGCTATTGAGAAAGGGTATGACAAAGAAATTGCTAGTGAAATTTTTGAACTTTTAAAGCCTTTTTCTGGGTATGGATTTAATAAATCACATGCGGCAGCGTATTCTTTAATAGCGTATCAAACTGCTTATCTTAAGGCTAATTACCCTGAGTATTTTATGGCTGCTAACTTGACAAATGAAATTAATAATAACGATAAGCTGTCTTATTACATTGAAGAGTCAAAAGCTATGGGTATAAACGTTCTTAAGCCTGATATAAATCGATCATTTAGAGAATTTCGTGTAACTGACTCTGGAATTTCTTATGGGCTTAATGGGATTAAAAATCTTGGAGGAATCGTTGTTGATTTAATAATTGATGAGAGAGAGAAAAACGGCAAATATAGTTCTTTTGAGGATTTTATCAGACGTGTAGATGATAAAGTAATTAATAAGAAATTTTTAGAATCTGCAATAAAATCTGGACTTTTTGATAGTTTGAATCAAAATAGAAAAACTTTATTTGAAAATCTTGATCGTTTGATTGAAGTTGTTTCAGAAGATAAAAATAATAAAAGGCTTGGTCAAAATAGTTTGTTTGATGTTCTTAAAAGTCAAGAGTCAATTCCGCAAAGTTTTAATTATCAGGTTTTGAAAGAATATTCTTATTCTGAGCTTTTAGGATTTGAAAAAGAGCTTTTAGGATTTTATGTATCAGGGCATCCCCTTGATCCTTATAAGAAGGCGATTAATAATTTTTCCAGTTTAAATGTTTTAAAAGATCTTGCTGCTAAAAAAGATAGCATTGTTCAATTTTCTGGCATTTTAAATTCAGTAAAAATTATTCAAACTAAAAGAAATAATTCAAGAATGGCTTTTGGTGTTATTGAAGATTTTAAAGGCGCAATAGATATTGTAGTTTTTACAGAAAGCTATGAAAGATATAAGAATTTTTTACTTGAAGGTAATGTTATTGGGGTTATAGGTAGACTTACGTTTAATAGAGACAAATTTTCAATTGTAGTTGAAAAAGTTGTAAATATTGAGAGACTCTCAGAAGATAAAGTAAATAATATTCATATTAAATTTTTAAGTAATAAATTAAATGATTTGCAATTACTTAATTCTTTAAAGGAAAGTATAAGTAATTTTGAGGACAATTCTGGATTTTCAAATGTTTATTTTTATTTAAGGGAAAATGGTAAGGATTTAAAATTAAAAATGAATTCAATTTTAAATTTTGGGCCAGATGAAGACAAGCTTGATAAGTTAAGAAGGTGTGTGATAGTTGAAGATGTTTGGGTTGATTAG
- a CDS encoding M15 family metallopeptidase, with amino-acid sequence MKSINVLLFLFINLSLLANNISKKDLKILLKITKTINEQYKNFIEKNPIQFLKEIKPLVDAEKNNLLTLINKKIPIPENYKVLDLVNVNDFKDLKNIGAKTLRVRQILIKDLIQLIKDAKKIGIEIKIKSAYRTQEYQKFLFDYNVKTYGKKVAETQSAIPGHSQHHMGTAIDFINLDDNLLNTKEGKWLYENSLKYGFSLSYPKGHEIETGYKAEPWHYLYIGPKPCLIQKKYFNNLQYKLLEFWNHNKTNLINLIEKYAN; translated from the coding sequence ATGAAATCAATTAATGTTTTATTATTTCTATTTATTAACCTATCTTTACTAGCCAATAATATTTCAAAAAAAGATTTAAAAATACTACTAAAGATTACCAAAACAATAAATGAACAGTACAAAAATTTTATTGAAAAAAATCCTATTCAGTTCTTAAAAGAAATAAAGCCTTTAGTAGATGCAGAAAAAAACAACCTCTTAACTCTAATAAATAAAAAAATACCAATTCCTGAAAATTATAAAGTACTTGATCTGGTAAATGTTAATGATTTTAAAGATCTTAAGAATATTGGAGCAAAAACTCTTCGGGTAAGACAAATCTTAATCAAAGATTTAATTCAACTAATAAAAGATGCAAAAAAAATTGGTATTGAAATTAAAATCAAATCCGCTTACAGAACACAAGAATACCAAAAATTTTTATTTGATTATAATGTAAAAACTTATGGGAAAAAAGTCGCAGAAACTCAATCAGCAATTCCAGGCCATTCTCAACATCATATGGGAACAGCAATAGATTTTATAAATTTAGATGATAATTTACTAAACACAAAAGAAGGAAAATGGCTTTACGAAAATTCTCTAAAATATGGATTTTCTCTTTCATACCCAAAAGGACACGAAATAGAAACTGGATATAAAGCAGAGCCTTGGCACTACTTATACATAGGACCTAAGCCATGCCTTATTCAGAAAAAATATTTTAATAATTTACAATATAAGCTTCTTGAATTCTGGAATCATAACAAAACAAATCTTATTAATCTAATTGAAAAATACGCAAACTAA
- a CDS encoding DUF1761 family protein — MLIKFMFSNINLILIVSMTLFNILLEIMYRKILLKKIIGNVNTLNTQNKQYKIIVIVVLAFNYLLQSFLINALINLFNNLITLTNNSLEGLTSLNYNVLSAILISSITWLAFSLPNVIKDIIYKKRPFNLTIANAFFDLLIIILLTIFSKLFLSYKILQFENTTNINFENLPTH, encoded by the coding sequence ATGTTAATCAAATTTATGTTCTCAAATATTAATCTAATATTAATAGTCAGCATGACTTTATTTAATATATTATTAGAAATAATGTATCGCAAAATATTATTAAAAAAAATAATTGGCAATGTCAACACATTAAATACTCAAAACAAACAATACAAAATAATTGTTATCGTTGTTTTAGCTTTTAATTACCTATTACAAAGTTTTTTAATCAACGCTCTTATCAATTTATTTAACAATTTAATAACCCTAACTAACAACTCTCTTGAAGGCCTAACAAGCTTAAATTATAATGTATTATCTGCAATACTAATATCTAGCATAACTTGGCTTGCATTTAGCTTACCTAATGTAATAAAAGATATAATCTATAAAAAAAGACCGTTTAATTTGACAATAGCTAATGCTTTTTTCGACCTTTTAATAATAATATTGCTAACCATATTCTCTAAATTATTTTTAAGCTATAAAATATTGCAATTTGAGAATACTACAAACATTAATTTTGAAAACCTACCTACCCACTAA
- a CDS encoding methyl-accepting chemotaxis protein: protein MKKFSFFKKKKEKVFDSSLLNTVGNDKKDLSTYEYKAPVKEMLKGFYHTKASIAALKIGFESLQRILFSGVEDFDHIFSVLVKITNNARDQISVIFSDISKNSKEKLNQISSVIVGIQGSLETISSFLGATNMISLNAKLEAARAKEYGKGFSVVADEIKRLSDQAKGVMNMISVKEIEEVSKDLISHNLMDLQIDIDKFFAEILEQLNYLESIFKRFSKSQEEFSSLFESLESIDANMAYYSKNCDSLIGSDTFVLSNDEFLKELEFILSEQFSWINSLRLIVEGQRALFIQTDASKHGFGLFYKGLSPKNDAIKQLWEEVYIPYLNINKFAAEILIIFRVENRNDSGLRQAKDFLSQAESLSEEIVRKLEHIKKMVIELDNQGISIFS from the coding sequence ATGAAAAAATTTTCGTTTTTTAAAAAAAAGAAAGAAAAAGTTTTTGATTCAAGCCTTTTAAATACTGTAGGCAATGACAAAAAGGATTTGAGTACGTATGAATATAAAGCTCCTGTTAAGGAAATGTTAAAGGGATTTTATCATACCAAAGCTTCTATTGCTGCTTTAAAAATAGGATTTGAGTCATTACAAAGAATTTTGTTTTCTGGGGTAGAAGATTTTGACCATATATTTTCCGTTCTTGTTAAGATTACAAATAATGCTCGTGATCAGATAAGCGTTATTTTTAGTGATATTAGTAAAAATAGCAAGGAAAAGCTAAATCAAATATCTTCTGTTATTGTTGGAATTCAGGGAAGCTTGGAGACAATAAGTAGTTTTTTAGGCGCTACCAATATGATTTCTCTTAATGCAAAGCTTGAGGCTGCAAGAGCTAAAGAATATGGTAAAGGATTTTCTGTTGTTGCAGATGAGATTAAGCGACTTTCTGATCAGGCAAAAGGTGTTATGAATATGATTTCTGTAAAGGAAATTGAGGAGGTTTCTAAAGATTTAATTTCTCATAACCTTATGGATTTGCAGATTGATATTGATAAGTTCTTTGCTGAGATTCTTGAACAACTTAATTATCTTGAGAGTATATTTAAGCGCTTTTCAAAAAGTCAGGAGGAATTTTCTTCTTTATTTGAAAGTCTTGAGAGCATAGATGCTAATATGGCTTATTATTCAAAGAATTGTGATTCTTTGATTGGTTCTGATACTTTTGTACTTTCTAATGATGAATTTTTAAAAGAGCTAGAATTTATTCTTTCAGAACAATTTTCTTGGATTAATAGTTTGAGATTAATTGTTGAAGGACAAAGGGCATTATTCATTCAAACAGATGCTTCCAAGCATGGATTTGGATTGTTTTATAAAGGATTGTCTCCCAAGAATGATGCTATTAAGCAGTTGTGGGAAGAAGTATATATTCCTTATTTAAATATTAATAAGTTTGCAGCTGAAATTTTAATTATATTTAGGGTAGAAAATCGTAATGATAGTGGCTTAAGGCAAGCTAAAGATTTTTTGTCTCAAGCTGAGAGTTTATCCGAAGAAATTGTCAGAAAACTTGAGCACATTAAAAAAATGGTAATTGAATTGGATAATCAAGGAATTAGTATTTTCTCTTAA
- the pyrG gene encoding glutamine hydrolyzing CTP synthase produces MKKNLKILVITGGVISGIGKGVTSASIARLFRYDFRVTPIKCDGYLNTDPGTINPVEHGEVFVLDDGGEVDMDFGHYERFLNLNAKSSWNITMGKIYKKILENERKGKYLGRTVQLIPHVTDEIKSTIFQIASSENSEMLIIEIGGTVGDMENILFIETVRQIRHEVGSGNIAFIHLTYVPSPVGINEQKSKPTQQSVKTLNKAGIFPDLIIARSSQVLTDQIRKKIAMFCNVESTSIIDNIDVSTIYEIPISFYKQGVHEILSSKLNIKVDPKIEELSRLVGIIKSNFFVPKKIINIAICGKYAELDDSYASIRESLVHVAANLDLLIKSTLIDSNDLNESCLKDFDGIIVPGGFGGKGYEGKIIAIKYARENNIPFLGICLGLQLAVIEFARNVCGILDADTEENLIKDKPLKNPVIHLLPEQKEIKDKGATMRLGGYPVILKKNTIAFKLYGQDRIIERFRHRYEVNNDYIDLFEKNGLIVSGFSSDFKIAKLIEIPKNKFFVACQFHPELITRIENPAKLFLGLIKACI; encoded by the coding sequence ATGAAAAAAAACTTAAAGATTTTAGTAATAACAGGGGGCGTAATCTCTGGAATTGGCAAAGGAGTTACATCGGCAAGTATTGCAAGGCTGTTTAGATATGATTTTAGGGTTACTCCAATTAAATGTGATGGATATTTAAATACTGATCCTGGGACTATTAATCCTGTTGAGCATGGAGAGGTTTTTGTTCTTGATGATGGAGGAGAGGTTGATATGGACTTTGGTCATTATGAGAGGTTTTTAAATCTTAATGCTAAGTCTAGTTGGAACATTACAATGGGCAAAATATACAAAAAAATACTTGAAAATGAGCGAAAGGGTAAATATTTGGGAAGAACAGTTCAGCTTATTCCGCATGTTACTGATGAGATTAAGTCTACAATTTTTCAGATTGCAAGTTCTGAGAATAGCGAGATGTTGATAATTGAAATTGGTGGAACCGTAGGGGATATGGAAAATATTTTATTTATTGAGACAGTAAGGCAAATAAGACATGAGGTTGGAAGTGGTAATATTGCTTTTATTCATTTAACCTATGTACCAAGTCCAGTTGGAATTAATGAGCAAAAATCTAAACCCACTCAACAAAGTGTTAAAACTTTAAATAAAGCAGGCATTTTCCCTGATTTGATTATTGCTAGAAGTTCTCAAGTATTGACAGATCAAATCAGAAAAAAAATAGCAATGTTTTGTAATGTTGAGAGTACTTCTATTATTGATAATATTGATGTTTCTACTATTTATGAAATTCCCATATCTTTTTACAAACAAGGTGTGCATGAGATTTTAAGTTCTAAGTTGAATATTAAGGTTGACCCAAAAATAGAAGAGCTTTCAAGGCTTGTAGGGATTATAAAATCTAATTTTTTTGTGCCTAAAAAAATTATTAATATTGCTATTTGTGGTAAGTATGCTGAACTTGATGATTCTTATGCGTCAATTAGAGAGTCTTTGGTTCATGTTGCAGCTAATTTGGATTTACTTATTAAAAGCACTCTCATTGATTCTAATGATTTAAATGAAAGCTGTTTGAAGGATTTTGACGGTATTATTGTTCCCGGCGGCTTTGGAGGTAAAGGATATGAGGGCAAGATTATTGCTATTAAATATGCTCGCGAGAATAATATTCCCTTTCTTGGAATTTGTCTTGGTTTGCAGCTTGCTGTAATAGAATTTGCTCGTAATGTTTGTGGGATACTTGATGCTGATACGGAGGAAAATCTAATAAAAGATAAACCTTTAAAAAATCCTGTTATTCATTTACTTCCCGAACAAAAGGAAATTAAGGATAAGGGTGCTACGATGAGGCTTGGAGGATATCCTGTGATTCTTAAAAAAAATACAATAGCTTTTAAGCTCTATGGTCAAGACAGGATAATCGAAAGATTTAGACATAGGTATGAAGTTAATAATGATTATATAGATTTATTTGAAAAAAATGGACTTATAGTGTCTGGATTTTCAAGTGATTTTAAAATAGCAAAATTAATAGAAATTCCTAAAAATAAATTTTTTGTAGCCTGCCAATTTCATCCAGAACTTATTACAAGAATAGAAAATCCAGCCAAGCTTTTTTTAGGGCTAATTAAAGCTTGTATTTGA
- the recG gene encoding ATP-dependent DNA helicase RecG → MFLHEFEYELKGIDGLGEKGVERLKNLQILNVKDLIEFFPVKYEDRQNIQTFPDFSKVKSCDMMTVFTVVGHKKFGDSSKKNLKLTAKSVNDEPFEILLFNRAFLENVFKIDKKFYIYSKFTYNDYSGLWSCSNFDSEVFSDNPERFKKILPVYSLTEGLTSKKISLYVREALEYFFKFGQTDIPKFLIEKYSLLSLSEALKEIHFPSSLEMLEKAKKTLIYREIFLLQFFSRYRSSKVLFREKKHLSRDLLERVISSLPFELTEGQRISIDEIFSDLNSSKPMNRLLQGDVGSGKTLVALLSGIPLIEAGYQVAFMAPTDLLARQHYDNLSNILSSFNISVTLLTGSLKKRDKEQALESIKSGASGLIVGTHAIFYESTEFKRLAYVIIDEQHKFGVVQREELKNKGEGVDMLLMSATPIPRSFALTLFGDLEISFIKTLPKGRLPITTYLAKHGNEDKVYEFLRKELAKGHQVYFVYPLISSSEKFELKDVNNMCLKLKEVFGEYVVDMLHSKLPSDLKEEIMKNFYSKKVDILVATSVIEVGIDCPNATCMVVEHAERFGLSTLHQIRGRVGRSNLQSFFFLLYKEPLTSAGKFRLKTIKENLDGFKIAEEDLRLRGPGNLFGLEQAGYLKLKIANFVDDRDVIVLIREELDLFFDDNSAYDNLDIDLLDNLFCSYLNAGRSI, encoded by the coding sequence ATGTTTTTACATGAGTTTGAATATGAGCTTAAAGGTATAGATGGTCTTGGTGAGAAAGGGGTTGAAAGGTTAAAAAATTTGCAAATTTTAAATGTTAAAGATCTTATTGAATTTTTTCCTGTAAAATATGAGGATCGTCAAAATATACAAACTTTTCCGGATTTTTCTAAGGTGAAAAGTTGTGATATGATGACGGTGTTCACTGTTGTCGGGCATAAAAAATTTGGGGATAGTTCTAAAAAAAATTTAAAGTTAACGGCTAAAAGTGTAAATGATGAGCCTTTCGAAATTTTACTTTTCAATAGGGCTTTTTTAGAAAATGTTTTTAAAATAGATAAAAAATTCTATATTTATTCCAAATTTACTTATAACGATTATAGTGGTTTATGGAGTTGCTCTAATTTTGATAGTGAAGTTTTTAGTGATAATCCTGAAAGGTTTAAAAAAATTCTTCCGGTTTATTCTTTGACAGAAGGATTAACATCAAAGAAGATTTCATTATATGTAAGAGAAGCCCTTGAATATTTTTTTAAGTTTGGCCAAACAGATATTCCTAAATTTTTAATAGAAAAGTATTCTTTGTTATCGCTAAGCGAGGCTTTAAAAGAGATTCACTTTCCAAGTTCATTAGAAATGCTTGAAAAGGCAAAAAAAACTTTAATTTACAGAGAAATTTTCTTGCTCCAGTTTTTTTCAAGGTATAGATCTTCTAAGGTTCTTTTCCGAGAAAAAAAACATTTATCAAGAGATTTGCTTGAAAGAGTTATCTCAAGCCTACCTTTTGAACTTACAGAAGGTCAAAGAATTTCTATTGATGAAATATTCTCAGATCTTAACTCTTCTAAGCCAATGAATAGGTTGCTTCAAGGTGATGTTGGAAGTGGAAAAACCCTTGTTGCCTTGCTTTCGGGGATTCCTTTAATTGAAGCTGGATATCAGGTAGCATTTATGGCTCCTACTGATCTTTTGGCTCGTCAACATTATGATAATTTATCCAACATATTGTCCTCTTTTAACATTTCAGTGACTCTTTTGACTGGTAGTTTGAAAAAGAGGGATAAGGAGCAAGCGTTAGAAAGTATTAAAAGCGGAGCTTCTGGTTTAATAGTTGGAACACATGCTATTTTTTATGAAAGCACAGAATTTAAAAGATTAGCATATGTTATTATTGACGAGCAGCATAAATTTGGAGTTGTTCAAAGGGAAGAGCTTAAAAACAAAGGAGAAGGGGTAGATATGCTTTTAATGTCTGCAACACCTATTCCTAGAAGCTTTGCGTTAACTCTTTTTGGGGATCTTGAAATTTCATTTATTAAGACCTTACCTAAGGGGCGTTTACCTATTACTACTTATTTAGCAAAGCATGGCAATGAAGATAAAGTTTATGAGTTTTTAAGAAAAGAACTTGCAAAGGGTCATCAGGTTTATTTTGTTTATCCATTAATTTCATCTTCGGAAAAATTTGAATTAAAAGACGTTAATAATATGTGTTTAAAATTAAAAGAAGTGTTTGGCGAATATGTTGTTGACATGCTTCATTCTAAGTTGCCATCTGATTTGAAAGAAGAAATTATGAAAAATTTTTATTCTAAAAAAGTAGATATTTTGGTGGCTACTAGTGTTATTGAGGTTGGAATTGATTGTCCAAATGCAACTTGTATGGTGGTAGAGCATGCTGAGCGTTTTGGACTTTCTACTTTACACCAAATCAGAGGCCGTGTTGGTAGAAGTAATTTACAATCTTTCTTCTTTTTGCTTTATAAAGAGCCTTTGACAAGTGCTGGAAAATTTCGATTGAAAACCATAAAAGAAAATTTAGATGGATTTAAAATAGCAGAGGAAGATTTAAGGTTAAGAGGGCCTGGTAATTTATTTGGGCTTGAGCAAGCAGGATATTTAAAATTAAAAATAGCTAATTTTGTTGATGATAGAGATGTTATAGTCTTGATTCGAGAAGAACTCGACTTATTTTTTGATGATAATTCTGCTTACGATAATCTTGATATTGATCTGCTAGATAATCTTTTTTGTTCTTATTTGAATGCTGGAAGGAGTATTTAG
- a CDS encoding YggT family protein yields MLVVLIETLIVFLQIYRILILIRIILSWLVSSGINTNVFFRFIHVVTEPFLSFFRRIPFFTLGMFDFSPIAALITLTIFERMLAYGNYKLSTFIILFIVEVWGIFRSIFIAIVFFLLLRLLLLLLNLFQGSDFLKTVDSFLLPLSTRISGVITDKHMSYTARLIVGSALIIALIIIIEQVVFAIRVLGTYLPF; encoded by the coding sequence GTGTTAGTTGTTTTAATAGAAACTTTAATAGTATTTTTGCAGATTTATAGGATTTTAATTTTAATTAGGATCATTCTTAGCTGGCTTGTGTCTTCAGGAATTAATACTAATGTGTTTTTCCGATTTATACATGTTGTCACAGAGCCATTTTTATCTTTTTTCAGAAGAATTCCTTTTTTTACATTGGGCATGTTTGATTTTTCTCCAATTGCAGCTTTAATAACTCTAACTATTTTTGAAAGAATGTTGGCTTATGGAAATTATAAGCTTTCTACATTTATTATTTTATTTATTGTTGAAGTTTGGGGGATATTTAGAAGTATTTTTATTGCTATAGTTTTCTTTTTATTATTGAGGTTGTTATTATTGCTTTTAAATTTGTTCCAAGGTTCAGATTTTTTAAAAACAGTTGATTCGTTTTTACTTCCTTTATCTACTAGGATAAGTGGTGTAATTACTGACAAACATATGTCTTATACTGCACGTTTGATTGTTGGGAGTGCTTTAATAATAGCACTTATAATTATTATTGAACAAGTTGTATTTGCTATTAGAGTTTTAGGAACATATTTGCCTTTTTAG